A region from the Arachis ipaensis cultivar K30076 chromosome B01, Araip1.1, whole genome shotgun sequence genome encodes:
- the LOC107607506 gene encoding uncharacterized protein LOC107607506 encodes MTTHAKRQTRQSVGNENGEGTEDSLDGVPITLVTFLKVDPPIFNGSTIPTEADNWFQVVERALRTQHVLYDHFMEYTAYQLVGKAQQWWQGEHRMLHQQNVDISWMLFQETFYKKYFHESIKEAMELEFLRLKQGSMTVLEYTSKFEELCRFLRISQGAPESYEGWKCIKY; translated from the coding sequence ATGACTACTCATGCTAAGCGGCAGACAAGGCAATCAGTCGGAAATGAAAATGGAGAAGGTACTGAGGACAGCTTAGATGGTGTTCCGATAACTCTAGTTACTTTTCTGAAAGTTGACCCGCCAATTTTCAATGGATCGACAATCCCTACCGAAGCTGACAACTGGTTCCAAGTTGTGGAGCGTGCATTGCGAACTCAACATGTACTGTATGACCATTTCATGGAATATACGGCTTATCAACTAGTGGGAAAAGCTCAGCAATGGTGGCAAGGAGAGCACCGAATGCTACACCAACAAAATGTGGACATTTCATGGATGTTATTCCAGGAAaccttctacaagaagtactttcatGAGTCAATAAAGGAGGCCATGGAGTTAGAATTCTTACGGTTGAAGCAAGGGTCCATGACTGTACTTGAATACACTAGCAAGTTCgaggaactctgtaggttcttgaGAATAAGTCAGGGTGCTCCTGAGTCCTATGAGGGCTGGAAATGCATCAAATACTGA